A stretch of the Notamacropus eugenii isolate mMacEug1 chromosome 2, mMacEug1.pri_v2, whole genome shotgun sequence genome encodes the following:
- the MAP10 gene encoding microtubule-associated protein 10, giving the protein MAAVGNPEAERPFSLELLVGWVRLEARLLPPPPPPPEDEEEPGPPPPDSFRLAVAFRLLDFPTLLVYPPGGPAAPSRERQPGLFAFGRGKACLFRKDAATLQRLLGLSPLHTLLLTVPLGNPTPAPKLLGRCSISLASAARELLREGKGRSAAGASQGYRGLYVLRDPIGEQVGQIYLGYRLTDLGSPLLAHVSAQTSGAFQRKGDPAGAKLSGEEETRTKERSPPAPQGKQPFPPPPTSLAQVDPEDLEVLEEPEQQQEMVEIVTYDKTKPKQQEYVVKVVKTPSKCQRSDIDTELTDSSQSETTMLNEVRESISPKSQEVTDLELETNIFCPPPLFYSHLEPKKVPLAKGKFVTVPQMSMPRESNDVVQEKKVLCPLVMNHDAPSDQSHTSVAQSLPDQGRLFEQDKLDTIRQLPLLNALLVELSLLYNQPLVAATDIHPHLAWLYRPESGKAPESSDSATCKTGEVGDTFLPMKKEEVLSPPLIKNQVGHNLRKGVCFEKNRSTQKKVPRRKLLYGLTNTFKLRLKQTNPNMLMLHEKREWDRKTRTEMPDTDKLQSLSSKGKSSVEEHGKPHRVPSNLCSASEGFFAENVRTLKQDGVESEGQRSTRETHVSETGTQKEINVEIKANKESFLETLINPILPEKVTPTNASERFKKEVEVHLLDVDTENTRIDNVIDFSNGASETLGCEFHPNSNDSKPNKNSLSESIRELKYSDDFTSPWYSEDFCTADDTFGSCRVHDSTDLEADNLNYSHLDTDCKSSESRMSRKSHRSEMNSVLTPPFSAGSPVHSYKKSHRSKSQGRSLVDGNSISSNDLSSHWSEGKKKQDDQTNIHNSETRNNSQGTLDKLNSRSGQKSLEKSQSLRTSQVSSYLPSNTSELELSALDSIASDQLEENDELGSLDICEQYKDICELVINKLPGYTV; this is encoded by the coding sequence ATGGCCGCCGTGGGCAACCCCGAGGCCGAGCGGCCCTTCTCCCTGGAGCTGCTGGTGGGCTGGGTGCGCCTGGAAGCGCGGCTCTTACCGCCGCCGCCCCCGCCGCCGGAAGACGAAGAGGAGCCCGGGCCGCCTCCGCCCGACTCCTTCCGCCTGGCCGTGGCCTTTCGCCTGCTGGACTTCCCCACGCTGCTGGTGTACCCTCCGGGAGGCCCCGCCGCTCCTTCCCGGGAGCGCCAGCCCGGCTTGTTCGCCTTCGGCCGCGGCAAGGCCTGCCTGTTCCGCAAGGATGCGGCCACCCTGCAGCGCCTGCTGGGCCTCTCCCCGCTCCACACGCTGCTCCTGACCGTGCCCCTCGGCAACCCGACCCCGGCCCCGAAGCTCTTGGGCCGCTGTAGCATCTCCCTGGCCTCCGCTGCCCGGGAGCTCCTCCGAGAGGGCAAGGGGCGCTCTGCCGCGGGAGCTTCCCAGGGCTACCGAGGTCTTTACGTCTTAAGAGACCCGATAGGGGAGCAAGTCGGGCAAATTTATCTGGGCTACCGCTTGACCGACTTGGGGAGCCCCTTGCTGGCCCATGTTAGCGCGCAGACGTCCGGGGCCTTCCAGAGGAAGGGGGACCCCGCTGGGGCTAAGCTTAGTGGAGAGGAGGAAACGAGGACAAAGGAGAGGAGTCCCCCAGCCCCCCAAGGAAAACAACCATTTCCTCCCCCACCCACAAGCCTTGCTCAGGTGGATCCAGAGGATTTGGAAGTTTTGGAAGAACCAGAGCAGCAGCAAGAAATGGTTGAGATAGTTACCTACGATAAAACTAAGCCAAAGCAACAGGAATATGTGGTTAAGGTAGTTAAAACTCCCAGCAAATGCCAAAGGAGTGATATAGATACAGAGTTAACAGACTCTTCCCAGTCGGAGACTACGATGTTAAATGAGGTCAGAGAAAGCATTAGTCCAAAAAGTCAGgaagtcacagatttagaacttgaaacaAACATATTTTGCCCACCACCTCTCTTTTATTCTCATCTGGAGCCAAAAAAGGTACCACTGGCCAAGGGCAAATTCGTAACTGTACCTCAAATGAGCATGCCTAGGGAATCAAATGATGTGGTTCAGGAAAAAAAGGTCTTGTGCCCTTTGGTAATGAACCATGATGCCCCATCAGACCAGAGTCATACTTCAGTGGCTCAGTCTCTGCCTGACCAAGGTAGACTTTTTGAGCAAGATAAACTTGACACAATAAGGCAGCTGCCTCTATTAAATGCTTTATTGGTTGAGTTATCTTTATTATATAACCAACCCCTTGTAGCAGCTACTGATATCCACCCTCACTTAGCCTGGTTATACAGGCCTGAAAGTGGGAAGGCCCCAGAATCTTCTGACAGTGCCACTTGTAAAACTGGAGAAGTGGGAGACACGTTTTTACcaatgaaaaaagaagaggtCTTAAGTCCTCCATTAATAAAGAACCAGGTTGGACACAACCTCAGAAAAGGTGTATGTTTTGAAAAAAACAGGAGCACCCAAAAAAAAGTTCCAAGGAGAAAACTGCTTTATGGCCTTACAAATACATTCAAACTCCGTTTAAAGCAAACAAACCCAAACATGTTAATGCTACATGAAAAAAGAGAATGGGATAGAAAAACACGAACAGAAATGCCCGATACAGATAAGCTTCAGAGTTTGTCATCTAAGGGAAAAAGTTCAGTAGAGGAGCACGGAAAGCCACACAGAGTTCCCAGTAATCTATGTTCTGCTTCAGAGGGTTTTTTTGCTGAAAACGTTAGAACTTTAAAGCAAGATGGGGTGGAGTCTGAGGGCCAAAGGTCGACAAGAGAAACTCATGTTTCAGAAACTGGAACTCAGAAGGAGATAAATGTTGAAATCAAAGCAAATAAAGAGTCATTTCTAGAAACTTTGATAAACCCCATTTTACCAGAAAAAGTCACTCCTACAAATGCTTCAGAAAGATTTAAGAAGGAAGTAGAAGTCCATCTTCTAGATGTTGATACAGAGAATACTAGAATAGACAATGTCATAGATTTTAGTAATGGAGCAAGTGAGACTCTGGGATGTGAGTTTCATCCTAATTCAAATGATAGTAAACCAAATAAAAATAGCCTTTCTGAGAGTATACGAGAACTGAAGTATTCTGATGATTTTACTAGTCCTTGGTAttcagaagatttctgcactgctGATGATACTTTTGGAAGTTGTAGAGTTCATGATAGTACTGACCTGGAAGCAGATAACCTCAATTATTCTCATTTAGATACTGATTGTAAGTCTAGTGAATCTAGAATGTCTAGAAAAAGTCATAGAAGTGAAATGAATTCTGTTCTTACCCCACCTTTTTCAGCTGGCTCACCAGTACATTCATATAAAAAATCTCACCGTTCAAAGTCTCAGGGCAGAAGTCTGGTAGATGGAAATAGTATCTCCAGCAATGACCTTTCTTCACATTGgagtgaagggaagaaaaagcaagATGACCAAACTAACATTCATAACTCTGAAACGAGAAATAATAGTCAAGGCACCCTCGATAAACTTAACTCAAGAAGTGGCCAAAAATCTTTAGAAAAAAGCCAGTCACTAAGGACATCTCAAGTAAGTTCTTATTTGCCATCTAATACATCTGAACTAGAACTTAGTGCTCTGGATAGCATTGCTTCAGATCAGCTTGAAGAAAATGATGAACTTGGCTCACTAGATATTTGTGAACAATACAAAGACATTTGTGAGTTAGTAATAAATAAGCTTCCTGGGTATACAGTGTaa